A single genomic interval of Lathyrus oleraceus cultivar Zhongwan6 chromosome 7, CAAS_Psat_ZW6_1.0, whole genome shotgun sequence harbors:
- the LOC127104088 gene encoding uncharacterized protein LOC127104088 encodes MRRKYQGSKRVQSAQLQAFGREFEILEMKEGETIIKYLSRVMTVANNMRNNGEAMQDIQIVEKILQTLTERFNYIVVSIEESKDINCLSVDELQSSLIVHE; translated from the coding sequence ATGAGAAGGAAATATCAAGGAAGTAAGAGGGTACAAAGTGCCCAATTGCAAGCTTTCGGAAGAGAATTTGAAATCCTGGAAATGAAAGAAGGAGAAACCATTATTAAATATTTATCTAGAGTCATGACGGTGGCAAACAACATGCGTAACAATGGGGAGGCAATGCAAGACATTCAAATTGTGGAGAAAATTCTGCAGACTCTCACCGAGAGGTTCAATTACATAGTTGTCTCGATAGAGGAATCAAAAGACATAAACTGCCTCTCAGTTGATGAACTTCAAAGTTCACTCATTGTCCATGAATAG